From a single Synechococcus sp. MW101C3 genomic region:
- a CDS encoding phosphate-starvation-inducible PsiE family protein: MQDTLASPTSPTSPITEQGRGSPDSTPPAAPPPATPAAATITATGSVPWHQLFRRVQIVQTLEAVQDLIAVALCVGLFWVMVLQMREIYSTLMTTPRFHAITADILFILILVELFRLLIIYLQEQRVSIGVSVEIAIVSVLREVIVKGVLETDWHQILAVCLFLITMAVLMVVRVWLPPTFAGVNPEARMSARVRLDHHSP, from the coding sequence ATGCAGGACACGCTCGCCAGCCCAACAAGCCCGACAAGCCCAATCACCGAGCAAGGCCGCGGTTCGCCCGACAGCACCCCACCTGCGGCCCCACCCCCTGCCACCCCTGCAGCCGCCACGATCACTGCCACCGGCAGCGTTCCCTGGCATCAGCTGTTCCGGCGCGTACAGATCGTGCAGACCCTGGAGGCGGTGCAGGACCTGATTGCGGTGGCGCTGTGTGTGGGCCTGTTCTGGGTGATGGTGCTGCAGATGCGGGAGATCTACTCCACGCTGATGACCACGCCGCGCTTTCACGCCATCACAGCCGACATCCTGTTCATCCTCATCCTGGTGGAGTTGTTCCGGCTGCTGATCATCTATCTGCAGGAGCAGCGTGTGTCGATCGGGGTGTCGGTGGAGATCGCGATCGTGTCGGTGTTGCGGGAGGTGATCGTGAAGGGCGTGCTCGAAACCGACTGGCACCAGATCTTGGCCGTGTGTCTGTTCCTGATCACCATGGCGGTGCTGATGGTGGTGCGCGTGTGGCTGCCGCCCACCTTTGCCGGGGTGAATCCAGAAGCGCGGATGTCGGCGCGGGTCAGACTGGACCATCACTCCCCCTGA
- a CDS encoding META domain-containing protein, whose amino-acid sequence MVVVLVAVITAPALGASTGAGALISQRPPTDSSTRRPSSPASLGPLPASWQGVLPGAGGPVRWHLDLAADGTYQLRQTLLSRPKPQAFDAIGRWRLEPGTGRLELSRGSEPPQLLQPLAAGAALRQPDPQVGAASANANDRLTRLPQAAPIDPRLQLTGLFSYMADAASIRLCATGQRLPVAMEAGYLALERAYLAARPADRPGQPLLVSLEGLITQRPSMEQGQPPRRTLVVESFSALTPGRGCPREAPPLRGTTWRLEGLGGQKLATPPGAQPIELELSAERLQLAGSGGCNRLMGGFSLEGTAIRFPQLASTRMGCSPPVMELEQRYSDALERVRRWRIDQRHLLLQDASGTTLLRFRPAPQEG is encoded by the coding sequence ATGGTGGTCGTCCTGGTGGCTGTGATCACGGCACCGGCGCTGGGCGCGTCCACCGGTGCCGGCGCCTTGATCAGCCAGCGGCCCCCCACCGACAGCAGCACGCGGCGGCCTTCATCACCGGCCTCGCTCGGACCTCTCCCCGCCAGTTGGCAGGGGGTTCTTCCCGGCGCGGGCGGCCCGGTCCGCTGGCACCTCGATCTGGCTGCCGATGGCACGTATCAACTGCGGCAGACGTTGCTGAGCCGGCCGAAGCCCCAGGCGTTTGATGCCATCGGCCGCTGGCGGCTGGAGCCCGGCACGGGGCGGTTGGAGCTCAGCCGTGGCAGCGAGCCCCCGCAGCTCCTGCAGCCGCTTGCCGCCGGGGCGGCGCTGCGCCAGCCCGACCCCCAGGTGGGTGCGGCCTCTGCCAACGCCAACGACCGGCTGACGCGCCTGCCCCAGGCCGCGCCCATCGACCCGCGCCTGCAGCTCACGGGTCTGTTCTCGTACATGGCTGATGCGGCCAGCATCCGCCTGTGCGCCACCGGCCAGCGCTTACCCGTGGCGATGGAGGCCGGCTACCTGGCCCTGGAGCGTGCCTACCTGGCGGCCCGCCCGGCAGACCGACCGGGCCAGCCGCTGCTGGTGAGCCTGGAGGGACTGATCACCCAGCGGCCGTCGATGGAGCAGGGCCAGCCGCCACGCCGCACCCTGGTGGTGGAGAGCTTCTCGGCCCTCACCCCGGGCCGGGGTTGCCCCAGGGAGGCGCCCCCGCTGCGGGGCACCACCTGGCGGCTGGAGGGCCTTGGCGGCCAGAAGCTGGCTACGCCGCCTGGCGCTCAGCCGATCGAGCTGGAGCTCTCGGCCGAGCGCCTGCAGCTGGCCGGCAGTGGCGGTTGCAATCGCCTGATGGGCGGCTTCAGCCTGGAGGGGACAGCGATCCGCTTCCCCCAGCTGGCGAGCACGCGCATGGGCTGCAGCCCGCCGGTGATGGAGCTTGAGCAGCGCTACAGCGATGCCCTGGAGCGGGTGCGCCGCTGGCGCATCGATCAGCGCCATCTGCTGCTGCAGGACGCCAGCGGAACAACCTTGCTGCGCTTCCGCCCGGCTCCGCAGGAGGGGTGA
- a CDS encoding molybdopterin oxidoreductase family protein, with protein sequence MFEPSSVLSSARAQCPYCGVGCGLELKPAAAALDATAYSADSWTVRGDRLHPSSLGQVCVKGATVAETLDRNRLSTPLWREQRDQPFEAISWERAFTILVERIQLIQAERGSGAIAMYGSGQFLTEDYYVANKLIKGALGTNNFDANSRLCMSSAVSGYKLSLGSDGPPCCYDDLDLAGTVLLIGTNTADCHPVLFQRLLKRKRHQKEALQIIVVDPRATATSAAADLHLAIRPGTDLVLLHGVGHLLLQLGAVDPERVAASADGFAELAALWAGWTPERVCALCGIEEEALRRLAALWAASSGVLSLWSMGVNQSVEGTATVVGIINLHLVTGQIGKPGAGPFSLTGQPNAMGGREAGGLAALLPGYRSIHEASHRAAIEQHWGFPPGAISARDGLSVWEQIEAMERGELGLWWVAATNPLVSLPSLDRVRQAVAQCPLVVLSEAYAGTETEAMAHLVLPAAQWSEKEGVMTNSERRVTLSHAFRQAPGEARPDWAIFAELGRRLGFSKQFAYGSAAEVYAEFASITAGRLCDHSGLSHALLAEHGPQQWPFPAGTAAGGGQPRLHTEGVYPTANGKARLLAQQPLGLAEPPDDVFPLVLTVGRYLGHWHTMTRTAHVERVCRSHPEPLLEIHPADASCCNLDEGALARVSSRRGELTVKVQITDRIRPGTVFLPMHWGAAQEQACEANRLMHALGCPISKQPELKAAAVRVERAEIAG encoded by the coding sequence ATGTTCGAACCTTCTTCCGTGCTGTCTTCTGCCCGTGCCCAATGCCCCTATTGCGGCGTGGGTTGTGGGCTGGAGCTCAAGCCGGCGGCGGCGGCTCTTGACGCCACTGCCTACAGCGCTGATTCCTGGACGGTGCGCGGAGACCGGCTGCACCCTTCCTCCCTCGGCCAGGTGTGCGTGAAGGGAGCCACGGTGGCCGAAACCCTCGATCGCAACCGCCTGAGCACACCGTTGTGGCGCGAGCAGCGCGACCAACCCTTTGAGGCGATCAGCTGGGAGCGGGCCTTCACGATCCTGGTGGAGCGGATCCAGCTGATTCAGGCGGAGCGTGGATCGGGTGCGATCGCGATGTATGGCTCGGGCCAGTTTCTCACCGAGGACTATTACGTCGCCAACAAGCTGATCAAAGGGGCCCTCGGCACCAACAATTTCGATGCCAATTCGCGGCTGTGCATGAGCTCGGCCGTGTCGGGCTATAAGCTCAGCCTAGGCTCCGATGGCCCCCCCTGCTGCTACGACGACCTCGACTTAGCAGGCACGGTGCTGCTGATCGGCACCAACACCGCCGACTGCCACCCGGTGCTCTTTCAGCGGCTGCTCAAGCGCAAGCGGCACCAAAAGGAGGCGTTGCAGATCATCGTGGTCGACCCCAGGGCCACCGCCACCAGCGCAGCGGCCGACCTGCATCTGGCCATTCGTCCGGGCACGGATCTGGTACTGCTGCATGGCGTGGGTCATCTGTTGCTGCAGCTGGGGGCGGTGGATCCGGAGCGGGTGGCGGCCTCCGCCGATGGATTCGCTGAGCTGGCGGCCCTCTGGGCGGGCTGGACGCCGGAGCGGGTCTGTGCCCTCTGCGGCATCGAGGAGGAGGCACTGCGGCGCCTGGCGGCACTCTGGGCCGCCAGCTCCGGCGTGCTCAGCCTCTGGTCGATGGGGGTGAATCAGAGCGTGGAGGGCACCGCCACAGTGGTGGGGATCATCAACCTGCATCTGGTCACGGGCCAGATCGGCAAGCCCGGGGCCGGCCCGTTCTCCCTCACCGGCCAGCCCAATGCCATGGGCGGGCGGGAAGCCGGAGGCCTGGCTGCGCTGCTGCCCGGCTACCGCTCGATCCACGAGGCCAGCCACCGGGCCGCGATCGAGCAGCACTGGGGCTTTCCCCCCGGCGCGATCTCAGCGCGCGATGGGCTCTCGGTGTGGGAGCAGATCGAAGCGATGGAGCGCGGCGAACTGGGCCTGTGGTGGGTGGCAGCCACCAACCCGCTGGTGAGCCTGCCGTCGCTGGATCGGGTGCGCCAGGCCGTGGCCCAATGCCCCCTGGTGGTGCTGAGCGAGGCCTACGCGGGCACCGAAACCGAAGCGATGGCCCATCTGGTGCTGCCGGCTGCCCAGTGGAGCGAAAAAGAGGGCGTGATGACCAACTCGGAGCGCCGGGTCACCTTGTCACATGCCTTCCGGCAGGCCCCCGGCGAGGCCCGCCCCGACTGGGCGATCTTCGCGGAGCTGGGCCGCCGGCTGGGGTTTTCCAAGCAGTTCGCCTACGGCTCCGCGGCCGAGGTCTACGCCGAGTTCGCGTCGATCACCGCCGGGAGGCTCTGCGATCACAGCGGCCTGAGCCACGCCCTGCTGGCCGAGCACGGGCCCCAGCAATGGCCGTTCCCAGCTGGCACAGCGGCGGGGGGCGGCCAGCCACGGCTGCACACCGAGGGGGTCTACCCCACCGCTAACGGCAAGGCCCGCCTGCTGGCCCAGCAACCGCTGGGGCTGGCGGAACCGCCGGATGACGTCTTCCCCCTGGTGCTCACGGTGGGGCGATACCTCGGCCATTGGCACACGATGACCCGCACCGCCCATGTGGAGCGGGTATGCCGCAGCCATCCAGAGCCCCTGCTGGAGATCCACCCAGCAGATGCCAGCTGCTGCAACCTCGATGAGGGCGCCCTCGCACGGGTGAGCTCTCGTCGCGGCGAGCTGACCGTGAAGGTGCAGATCACCGATCGAATTCGCCCTGGCACGGTGTTTCTGCCGATGCACTGGGGTGCCGCCCAGGAGCAGGCGTGTGAGGCCAACCGGCTGATGCATGCCCTCGGCTGCCCGATCTCGAAGCAGCCGGAGCTCAAGGCAGCGGCGGTGCGGGTGGAGCGGGCGGAGATCGCCGGCTGA
- a CDS encoding Crp/Fnr family transcriptional regulator has translation MRAALPLHQSFRQLTMAVGQTLLLDGGHAAAASRIRVHSGILRVFLLASSGQDITIGFLQPGEVCDALALRRDWVGLEALSVVQIERVERTEMLGVRTDLNTWALELLMIRHHPDTEQRLKALLVLLVERLGRRNGLWYELPLRITHERLAELIGNTRVTVTKMFTRLRQSGLVDGHLTGRGSALLRLSPELVEAMLPIS, from the coding sequence GTGAGGGCCGCCCTGCCACTTCATCAGTCCTTCCGTCAGCTGACGATGGCGGTGGGCCAGACCCTGCTGCTGGATGGCGGCCATGCCGCCGCAGCCTCGCGCATTCGCGTCCACTCCGGCATCCTGCGGGTGTTTTTGCTGGCCTCCTCGGGCCAGGACATCACGATCGGCTTTCTTCAACCGGGTGAAGTCTGCGATGCCCTGGCCCTGCGCCGCGATTGGGTGGGCCTTGAAGCACTCTCCGTGGTGCAGATCGAACGGGTGGAGCGCACCGAAATGCTGGGCGTTCGCACGGACCTCAACACCTGGGCCCTGGAGTTGCTGATGATCCGCCACCACCCCGACACCGAACAGCGATTGAAGGCGCTGCTGGTCTTACTGGTGGAGCGCCTGGGACGCCGCAATGGTCTCTGGTACGAGTTGCCGCTGCGGATCACCCATGAGCGCCTGGCCGAGCTGATCGGGAACACCCGCGTCACCGTCACCAAGATGTTCACCCGCTTGCGTCAGTCGGGCCTGGTGGATGGCCATCTCACTGGCAGGGGCTCAGCTCTTCTGCGCCTCTCGCCCGAGCTGGTGGAGGCGATGCTGCCGATCAGCTGA